The following are from one region of the Dreissena polymorpha isolate Duluth1 chromosome 2, UMN_Dpol_1.0, whole genome shotgun sequence genome:
- the LOC127869977 gene encoding uncharacterized protein LOC127869977 → MALRILRKVASDINTNEFYTIMADETTDKANREQVVLVFRHVDMDFIVHEDFVGLHQVIEDTLLRMMLSLSQCRWQCYDGASNMTGARRGVATNILAKEERAVFTHRYGHALNLAVGDCTLKEEISPDTPGFRVLCPTRYFVGHLLRADQRLGDPFQDSRRAVQMESFDLFFGVHLGHIILRHTDNSSRTLQQKDMSASESQAVASMTVETLTRKRSDDAFDKFWVDVNSKLDDVDVGEPVVPRRRKVPKRYDVRTGAHEYPATARDRYRQVYFEAFDWVIACIKDRFAEPGFKTYRSLQDLLVCCARGGNYATNLRSVLDFYSDDFNEDALTTQLETYQVAVRDKDVKTITDIVTFFRDLPPESRLFFLEVMRVLRHVMVMPATNATSERSFSALRRLKTYLRTSMKQERLTNLMTLHVHRCANAAMDLLDVANEFVSLNDSRLTIFGKFS, encoded by the exons ATGGCACTGCGCATCCTTCGTAAAGTGGCCAGCGACATCAATACAAACGAGTTTTACACGATCATGGCTGACGAGACAACAGACAAGGCCAACCGAGAACAAGTGGTGTTAGTCTTCAGACACGTGGACATGGACTTTATTGTGCACGAGGACTTTGTTGGGCTTCACCAA GTCATAGAAGACACTCTTCTAAGAATGATGCTATCCTTGAGCCAGTGCAGATGGCAGTGTTATGACGGGGCCAGCAACATGACCGGAGCGAGGCGTGGTGTGGCGACCAACATCTTAGCCAAGGAGGAGCGAGCTGTGTTCACGCACCGCTACGGACATGCGCTCAATCTGGCTGTTGGGGACTGT ACCCTGAAGGAGGAGATCAGCCCCGATACCCCTGGGTTCCGCGTACTGTGTCCCACGAGAT ACTTTGTGGGACACCTGCTACGAGCAGACCAACGACTCGGAGATCCGTTCCAGGATAGTAGGCGTGCGGTCCAGATGGAGAGCTTCGACCTCTTCTTTGGTGTCCACCTGGGTCACATCATCCTGCGACATACAGACAACTCGAGCCGCACCCTACAACAGAAGGACATGTCCGCATCAGAGAGTCAGGCAGTTGCTTCAATGACGGTGGAAACATTGACCAGAAAGCGCTCCGACGATGCCTTCGACAAGTTTTGGGTTGACGTCAACAGTAAGCTCGATGACGTCGACGTAGGAGAGCCAGTGGTTCCCAGGCGACGCAAGGTGCCGAAACGCTATGACGTTAGGACCGGGGCCCACGAGTATCCAGCCACAGCACGTGATCGGTACCGCCAGGTCTACTTTGAAGCATTCGATTGGGTGATCGCGTGTATCAAGGACAGATTCGCTGAGCCAGGTTTCAAGACCTACAGATCCCTCCAAGACCTTCTGGTGTGCTGCGCCCGTGGTGGTAACTACGCCACTAATCTGCGGAGCGTGTTGGACTTCTACAGTGACGACTTCAACGAGGATGCGCTCACCACTCAGCTTGAGACGTACCAGGTCGCCGTACGGGACAAGGATGTCAAGACCATCACGGACATTGTCACGTTCTTCCGCGACTTGCCTCCTGAGTCTCGCCTCTTTTTCTTGGAGGTGATGCGCGTCCTCCGCCACGTCATGGTAATGCCCGCCACTAACGCCACCAGCGAGAGGTCCTTCTCCGCCCTGAGACGCCTTAAAACGTACCTCCGGACGTCTATGAAACAGGAGAGACTCACCAACCTCATGACGCTCCACGTGCACAGGTGTGCTAACGCAGCAATGGACTTGTTAGATGTTGCCAATGAGTTCGTCAGTTTGAACGACTCACGGTTAACTATCTTCGGGAAGTTTTCATAG